The Sporomusa termitida genome has a window encoding:
- the addA gene encoding helicase-exonuclease AddAB subunit AddA, which produces MQCSPEQLAAIETRGHNLLVAAAAGSGKTWVLVERIIRRIIDPGERLSVDRVLVVTFTNAAASEMRSRVGEALAAAIADPGLTDPELKRHLERQLVLLNSASISTLHAFCQSLVRQHFYLLDIEPNFRIANETEVTLIKSDVLEAVFEEGYTQADPEFLALIEHYGDEDGDNSLAGLVLRLYNFSQSHPWPEDWLAGLPAAFALPPATDFDATPWSALVRDRMMLDWEEARQSLTALMAQAAAPGNPAAYAATFAEDILIIDNLLLAAGKSWSALAPAMADLSFPRIAPVGKDVAKEVKDYFQSQRNKAKKRVTDAKAAYFERSGSELIGDLRQVAPLVTALVRLVARFAAGYTTAKQGKGVVDFNDLEHLCLAVLREADAGPEACSPSAVARSLRSRFSEIMVDEYQDTNRVQEEIIRLVASDEQPNLFMVGDVKQSIYRFRLAEPELFMDKYYRYQSGREAGCRRIDLSQNFRSRAGVLHAANFLFCQLMTRRTAELDYGQAEQLNPGPAYPVTDLPGLNGPAEFIMIDSDGADEDQQANDDSKAADPDHEGGPAASASLLAEEELSSFEQEAVLITHRIQQLLNSGSHVFDKHSGGYRPLCYRDIVILLRSVQGKAQVLQDILRQNGIPCYAELAAGYFAETEITIMLALLHVIDNPHQDIPLAAVLRSPLAGLAGDELADLRLCKPEGSLWEAVVAAGTAGAASAKVVLLTERITAWRSLARRKGVADLIWRIFRDTGYYDYVGGMPGGGLRQANLRALYDRARQYETTNFRGLFRFLRFIERLKEKKSDLSVARALGESEDVVRVMSIHKSKGLEFPVVIVADVGKNINLQDTTALVLCHKELGVGPYVTLPELRFRYPTPARWGIQHKLELETKAEELRILYVALTRAREKLILVGSAKKLAQKCAGWCRRVGEPAITLPASQVIKAKSYLEWIGMAVARHADGDVIRQYAGCSELPATELARHPSQWEVKIFQPGDIKQPAQSAAADDALLAAVRQLAPAACGTDTGWVAEILDWEYGCTAAAGRPAKLAVSEIKRRLELVELGENQAEHLFRPPEVHSRPRFLQAASELTAVEYGVMMHTVMQHVSLAGPHTAAAIAAQVRQLEACQLLLPGQAQTVDAAGIAAFFASPLGQRLIQSPQVWRELPFSLMLPAEKFFPELNGCGEQIFVQGVIDCLFAEEGGLVLVDYKTDRAATTDELAAKYAVQLSMYSCAVERIFERPVKEQILYAFGLGQAVSLTAWG; this is translated from the coding sequence ATGCAATGCTCCCCTGAACAGCTCGCCGCCATTGAAACACGCGGCCATAACCTCTTAGTAGCCGCCGCAGCCGGGTCAGGCAAGACCTGGGTGCTGGTCGAGCGGATTATCCGGCGTATTATCGATCCCGGGGAACGGTTGAGTGTGGACCGCGTGCTTGTTGTTACCTTTACCAATGCGGCGGCCAGCGAGATGCGCAGCCGGGTGGGCGAAGCCTTAGCGGCGGCAATTGCCGATCCGGGCTTAACAGACCCCGAACTGAAGCGCCATCTGGAACGGCAGCTGGTATTGCTGAACTCGGCCAGCATTTCTACCCTGCATGCCTTTTGTCAAAGCCTTGTCCGCCAGCATTTTTACTTGCTGGATATCGAACCTAATTTCCGGATTGCGAACGAGACTGAGGTTACATTAATCAAGAGTGATGTGCTGGAGGCGGTGTTTGAGGAGGGGTATACCCAGGCCGATCCTGAGTTTTTAGCGCTGATTGAGCATTATGGCGATGAAGACGGTGACAACTCGCTGGCCGGGCTTGTGCTCAGACTGTATAATTTTTCGCAGAGTCATCCCTGGCCGGAAGACTGGCTGGCCGGGTTGCCGGCTGCGTTTGCCTTGCCGCCGGCAACTGATTTTGATGCTACACCCTGGTCGGCTTTAGTGCGGGACAGAATGATGCTGGACTGGGAGGAGGCCAGGCAGTCGCTGACGGCTCTTATGGCCCAGGCGGCGGCACCGGGCAACCCTGCCGCATATGCGGCCACCTTTGCGGAAGATATTCTAATTATTGACAACCTTTTGCTGGCGGCCGGCAAGTCCTGGTCAGCCCTGGCACCGGCGATGGCGGACCTCAGCTTTCCCCGGATTGCGCCAGTAGGCAAGGACGTCGCCAAAGAGGTTAAGGATTACTTTCAAAGCCAGCGCAACAAGGCGAAAAAGCGGGTGACTGATGCCAAGGCTGCCTATTTTGAGCGCAGTGGCAGCGAGCTTATTGGCGATTTGCGGCAGGTTGCCCCGCTGGTTACGGCCCTGGTCAGGCTGGTTGCCCGGTTTGCGGCCGGCTATACCACTGCCAAACAGGGCAAAGGCGTCGTTGATTTTAATGATCTGGAGCACCTGTGCCTGGCGGTGCTGCGCGAGGCAGACGCCGGGCCGGAGGCCTGCAGCCCGTCGGCTGTGGCGAGAAGCCTGCGGTCCAGGTTTAGTGAGATTATGGTTGACGAGTATCAGGACACCAACCGGGTACAGGAAGAGATTATCCGCCTTGTGGCCAGTGATGAGCAACCCAATCTGTTTATGGTGGGAGATGTCAAACAAAGTATTTACCGCTTCCGGCTGGCCGAACCGGAGCTGTTTATGGATAAGTACTACCGGTATCAAAGCGGCAGGGAGGCTGGCTGCCGGCGTATTGATCTCAGCCAGAACTTCCGCAGCCGGGCCGGTGTGCTTCATGCCGCCAACTTTTTGTTTTGTCAGTTGATGACCCGGCGGACGGCTGAGCTTGATTACGGGCAGGCCGAGCAGCTTAACCCCGGCCCCGCCTATCCGGTAACAGACCTGCCTGGTTTGAACGGTCCGGCCGAATTTATTATGATTGACAGTGATGGTGCTGATGAGGACCAGCAGGCAAATGACGACAGCAAAGCCGCGGACCCGGATCATGAAGGCGGACCTGCGGCTTCCGCCAGCCTGCTGGCCGAGGAGGAACTGAGCTCTTTTGAGCAGGAGGCAGTACTGATTACCCACCGTATCCAGCAATTGCTGAACAGCGGCAGTCACGTTTTTGATAAACACAGTGGCGGCTACCGGCCGCTGTGTTACCGGGATATTGTTATTTTATTGCGGTCCGTACAGGGGAAGGCCCAGGTTTTGCAGGATATCCTGCGGCAAAACGGCATTCCCTGTTATGCAGAGCTGGCGGCCGGTTATTTTGCCGAGACCGAGATTACCATTATGCTGGCTCTGCTGCATGTTATTGATAATCCGCATCAGGATATTCCCCTGGCAGCGGTGCTCCGGTCCCCCCTGGCCGGCCTGGCCGGGGACGAGCTGGCAGACCTGCGGCTGTGCAAGCCTGAGGGCAGTCTCTGGGAGGCGGTGGTGGCTGCCGGTACTGCCGGTGCAGCCTCGGCTAAGGTGGTGCTGCTGACCGAGCGGATCACTGCCTGGCGCAGCCTGGCCCGGCGTAAAGGGGTTGCTGATTTAATCTGGCGTATTTTCCGTGATACCGGTTACTATGATTATGTGGGCGGTATGCCGGGCGGGGGGCTGCGCCAGGCTAATCTGCGGGCTCTCTATGACCGCGCCCGGCAGTATGAAACAACTAATTTTCGCGGGTTGTTCCGTTTTCTGCGCTTTATTGAGCGACTTAAGGAAAAGAAGTCTGACCTGTCAGTGGCGCGGGCGCTGGGGGAGAGCGAAGATGTTGTCCGGGTCATGAGTATCCATAAGAGCAAAGGACTTGAGTTCCCGGTTGTCATTGTCGCCGATGTTGGCAAAAATATTAATCTGCAGGATACGACAGCTCTGGTATTATGTCACAAAGAGCTGGGCGTTGGCCCCTATGTCACACTGCCGGAGCTTAGGTTTCGCTATCCGACACCGGCCCGCTGGGGCATTCAGCATAAGCTCGAACTGGAGACAAAAGCCGAGGAGCTAAGAATTCTCTATGTTGCCCTGACCCGGGCCCGGGAAAAGCTGATCCTGGTCGGCTCGGCCAAGAAGCTGGCGCAAAAATGCGCTGGCTGGTGCCGGCGTGTTGGTGAGCCGGCGATTACACTTCCGGCCAGCCAGGTCATCAAGGCCAAAAGCTATCTGGAGTGGATTGGCATGGCCGTAGCCCGCCATGCCGACGGCGACGTGATCAGGCAATATGCCGGCTGCTCTGAGCTGCCGGCAACTGAACTGGCCCGGCACCCTTCCCAGTGGGAAGTGAAAATTTTTCAGCCTGGTGACATCAAACAACCGGCGCAGTCGGCTGCGGCCGATGATGCGCTGCTGGCGGCGGTGCGGCAATTAGCCCCGGCTGCCTGTGGTACTGACACCGGCTGGGTCGCTGAGATCCTGGACTGGGAGTATGGTTGTACCGCGGCTGCCGGCAGACCGGCCAAGCTGGCTGTATCTGAAATCAAGCGGCGGCTGGAGCTGGTTGAACTGGGGGAAAACCAAGCCGAGCATTTGTTTCGGCCGCCAGAGGTTCATTCCCGGCCCCGGTTTCTTCAGGCGGCATCAGAGCTGACTGCCGTGGAATACGGGGTTATGATGCACACCGTCATGCAGCATGTTTCCCTGGCCGGTCCGCATACGGCAGCCGCCATCGCTGCGCAGGTCCGGCAGCTGGAGGCCTGTCAGCTTTTGCTGCCTGGTCAGGCCCAGACTGTTGATGCCGCCGGGATCGCCGCTTTTTTTGCCTCACCTTTGGGCCAGCGGCTCATACAGTCGCCGCAGGTGTGGCGTGAGCTGCCTTTTAGCCTGATGCTGCCGGCTGAAAAATTCTTTCCCGAATTAAACGGCTGCGGTGAGCAGATTTTTGTCCAAGGGGTGATTGACTGCCTGTTTGCGGAGGAGGGTGGCCTGGTACTTGTTGATTACAAGACTGACCGGGCGGCTACAACCGATGAGCTGGCAGCTAAATATGCGGTTCAGCTCAGCATGTATAGCTGCGCGGTGGAGCGTATTTTTGAGCGCCCAGTAAAGGAGCAGATCCTGTATGCCTTTGGTTTGGGCCAGGCAGTCAGTTTAACGGCCTGGGGATAA
- a CDS encoding CsgG/HfaB family protein, with product MSPSTAWAGEKKRIGIVDFENASQVSDRALGRGVCDTLVNELVKNKSYLVIEREQLAQMMREKKLGLDGFSTGPAQYVKFDGLDYLVVGKIVEAGAEQVNLFGLATQTQVKVVLSVRMIDANSGNILWAEQADGTVSLGSLNDNSGRPIFAQGQSNSAFSEAARKAVIKVVDKINQVNPLEGFVVQISGKKVYIDLGREHGVQPGQSYIIFREGKLIIHPVTGRVLGAEKFDIATIKITSVENDMAIGEVQGSALGIQASDKVRKK from the coding sequence ATGAGTCCGTCTACCGCCTGGGCCGGTGAGAAAAAACGCATCGGTATTGTCGATTTTGAAAATGCTTCCCAGGTCTCAGACCGGGCGCTGGGACGCGGCGTTTGTGACACCCTGGTAAACGAGCTTGTAAAAAACAAATCATATCTGGTGATTGAGCGTGAGCAGCTGGCTCAGATGATGCGGGAGAAAAAGCTAGGGCTGGACGGATTCAGTACCGGTCCTGCCCAATATGTTAAGTTTGACGGCCTTGATTATCTGGTTGTCGGCAAGATCGTCGAAGCCGGCGCCGAACAGGTTAACCTGTTCGGTTTAGCCACACAAACTCAGGTCAAGGTGGTTTTATCGGTCCGCATGATTGATGCCAACAGCGGCAATATTTTATGGGCCGAGCAGGCAGACGGCACAGTGTCTTTGGGCTCTCTCAACGATAACAGCGGCCGGCCCATTTTCGCGCAGGGCCAAAGCAACTCCGCATTTTCAGAAGCGGCCCGCAAAGCCGTGATCAAGGTTGTGGATAAGATCAATCAGGTTAACCCCCTGGAAGGTTTTGTCGTACAAATCTCCGGTAAAAAAGTATATATCGACCTTGGCCGCGAACATGGCGTGCAACCTGGCCAATCCTATATCATTTTCCGCGAGGGCAAGCTTATTATCCACCCTGTAACCGGCCGGGTTCTGGGGGCAGAGAAGTTTGATATTGCAACAATCAAAATTACCAGTGTTGAAAATGATATGGCTATTGGTGAGGTTCAGGGCTCAGCACTGGGCATTCAAGCCAGTGACAAAGTAAGAAAGAAATAG
- a CDS encoding LPP20 family lipoprotein, which translates to MFKRTLICFTICALLIAGLPLAAGAATVNTNVNVSVSAVDQVGANGSINWDEGFVEATGTGVPSSIAKSPAQARLMARRAAIVDAQRNLLESIEGVKITAETTVKNFETTNDTVRTQVTGIVKGSKIVNEQQVFDGTYQVTLRVNLYGHGSLAEVIVDATAPVTPAPLPSPSPSSPPVALPVYTGLVVDVSGLPLERAMSPVIFDDTGRAVYGHTNIIPEYAISQGMVDYMCTTEDIRAVELGQSRAGTTPIMVKAIGLRDHNVNIIISQADADRILAANAQSNFLPRAMVCVRQ; encoded by the coding sequence ATGTTTAAAAGAACTTTGATCTGCTTCACAATCTGCGCGCTGCTTATTGCCGGCTTACCGCTGGCAGCCGGTGCAGCCACCGTAAATACCAATGTAAATGTTTCTGTCTCCGCTGTTGATCAGGTAGGTGCCAATGGTTCCATCAACTGGGATGAGGGTTTTGTCGAGGCGACCGGTACCGGTGTGCCGTCAAGTATCGCCAAGTCTCCGGCGCAAGCCCGCCTAATGGCCAGACGCGCAGCCATTGTCGACGCCCAGCGTAATCTGCTGGAAAGCATTGAGGGGGTAAAGATCACAGCCGAAACTACGGTGAAAAACTTCGAAACAACCAATGATACGGTGAGAACCCAGGTCACCGGCATTGTTAAAGGCTCTAAAATCGTCAATGAACAACAAGTGTTTGACGGCACTTATCAGGTAACGCTGCGGGTTAACCTCTATGGCCACGGCAGCCTGGCCGAGGTTATTGTCGATGCCACCGCACCGGTTACGCCTGCTCCCCTGCCGTCGCCCTCACCGTCCTCCCCCCCGGTTGCATTGCCGGTATATACTGGTTTAGTTGTTGATGTAAGCGGCCTGCCGCTGGAACGGGCGATGTCCCCGGTTATTTTTGATGATACAGGCCGCGCCGTCTACGGCCACACCAATATTATTCCGGAGTATGCCATATCGCAGGGAATGGTCGATTACATGTGCACTACGGAAGATATCCGCGCGGTTGAGCTGGGCCAGTCCCGCGCCGGTACCACCCCCATTATGGTCAAAGCAATCGGTCTCCGCGATCATAACGTAAATATCATTATTAGTCAGGCTGACGCTGACAGGATACTGGCTGCGAACGCCCAGAGCAATTTCCTCCCGCGAGCCATGGTTTGTGTACGGCAGTAG